The Triticum dicoccoides isolate Atlit2015 ecotype Zavitan chromosome 6A, WEW_v2.0, whole genome shotgun sequence genome has a window encoding:
- the LOC119315053 gene encoding zinc transporter 2-like encodes MAMATAASSRHHLLLLLWLCAAASTAWAHGGGGDDDADSGDADADGGEKPDLRAPGLVAVKLWCLALVFAGTLAGGVSPYFMRWNEAFLALGTQFAGGVFLGTAMMHFLSDANETFGDLVPSSEYPFAFMLACAGYVLTMLAECAISSVVARGRTAPAAAPATTAGELEEGKLGSTNGNGSDQRAAEQDAHGPSATGHSTASMLRNASTLGDSILLIAALCFHSVFEGIAIGVAETKADAWKALWTISLHKVFAAVAMGIALLRMLPNRPLLSCFAYAFAFAVSSPVGVGVGIAIDATTQGDVADWVFAVSMGLATGIFIYVSVNHLLSKGYKPQRPVKADTPLGRWLAVVLGVGVIAVVMIWDT; translated from the exons ATGGCCATGGCCACGGCCGCCAGctcccgccaccacctcctcctcctcctctggctctgcGCGGCCGCCAGCACGGCCTGGGCCCATGGAGGCGGCGGGGACGACGACGCGGACTCCGGAGACGCGGACGCGGACGGCGGTGAAAAGCCGGACCTGCGTGCGCCGGGGCTGGTGGCGGTCAAGCTGTGGTGCCTGGCGCTGGTGTTCGCGGGCACGCTGGCGGGCGGAGTGTCCCCCTACTTCATGCGGTGGAACGAGGCGTTCCTGGCGCTGGGCACGCAGTTCGCCGGCGGGGTCTTCCTCGGCACCGCCATGATGCACTTCCTCAGCGACGCCAACGAGACCTTCGGGGACCTCGTCCCCTCCAGCGAGTACCCCTTCGCCTTCATGCTCGCCTGCGCCGGCTACGTGCTCACCATGCTCGCCGAGTGCGCCATCTCCTCCGTCGTCGCGCGCGGCCgcaccgcgcccgccgccgccccggcaacAACCGCAG GGGAGCTGGAGGAGGGCAAGCTGGGCAGCACAAATGGCAACGGCTCGGATCAACGAGCAGCT GAGCAGGACGCGCACGGGCCGTCGGCGACGGGCCACTCGACGGCGTCGATGCTGCGGAACGCCAGCACCCTCGGCGACAGCATACTGCTCATCGCCGCGCTCTGCTTCCATTCCGTCTTCGAGGGCATCGCCATCGGAGTCGCCG AGACGAAGGCGGACGCGTGGAAGGCGCTGTGGACGATCAGCCTGCACAAGGTGTTCGCGGCGGTGGCCATGGGCATCGCGCTGCTCCGGATGCTGCCCAACCGCCCGCTGCTCTCCTGCTTCGCCTacgccttcgccttcgccgtctccagccccgtcggcgtcggcgtcggcatcgccatcgacgccaccacgcagGGCGACGTGGCCGACTGGGTCTTCGCCGTCTCCATGGGCCTCGCCACCGGCATCTTCATCTACGTCTCCGTCAACCACCTCCTCTCCAAGGGGTACAAGCCCCAGCGGCCCGTCAAAGCCGACACGCCCCTCGGCCGCTGGCTCGCCGTCGTGCTCGGCGTCGGCGTCATCGCCGTCGTTATGATATGGGACACCTGA